The following coding sequences lie in one Myxococcus xanthus genomic window:
- a CDS encoding ABC transporter permease: MSQRSAFRVDVLEGARIAVFSLKANRLRTVLTTLGIGIGVATLLAIVGIIQGLNTSFHQQLATFGANTMYVSKWPWMIKGDWWKYRNRKNFTLEQMHRLRTLAPFVTAMSPAVSRLSDVAHGGEQLSTVRIQGVTHEYLNISGYEITGGRFLTEADDATTRPVAVVGADVVDGLFPGVSPVGQSIRIDNRTFQVVGTLSRKGKMVGESMDLLVFIPFKTFYSSFGKGRSFEIAMAVEDASQMRSAEDQLTGILRRVRSTPPGADDDFSINRPEAMAQTYEQLTGALYGVAVGVGLITLLVGGIGIMNIMLVSVRERTREIGVRRALGARKRTIVFQFLMEASSVSAVGGLLGTTVGLGTAKVVSLITPLAADVQPMTVVAGVGFAALVGLLFGIWPAARAANLDPVEALRYE, encoded by the coding sequence ATGAGTCAGCGGTCCGCCTTCCGCGTGGATGTGCTGGAAGGCGCGCGCATCGCGGTCTTCTCATTGAAGGCCAACCGCCTGCGCACGGTGTTGACCACCCTGGGCATCGGCATCGGTGTGGCCACGCTGCTGGCCATCGTCGGCATCATCCAGGGGCTCAACACGTCGTTCCACCAGCAGCTCGCGACGTTTGGCGCGAACACGATGTACGTGTCCAAGTGGCCCTGGATGATCAAGGGCGACTGGTGGAAGTACCGCAACCGGAAGAACTTCACCCTGGAGCAGATGCACCGGCTGCGCACGCTGGCGCCCTTCGTGACGGCCATGTCCCCGGCGGTGTCGCGCCTGTCGGACGTGGCGCACGGCGGCGAGCAGCTGTCCACCGTGCGCATCCAGGGCGTGACGCACGAGTACCTCAACATCTCTGGCTACGAAATCACCGGCGGGCGCTTCCTCACCGAGGCGGACGACGCGACGACGCGGCCGGTGGCGGTGGTGGGCGCGGACGTGGTGGACGGGCTCTTCCCGGGCGTCAGTCCAGTGGGGCAGTCGATTCGCATCGACAACCGCACCTTCCAGGTGGTGGGCACGCTCAGCCGCAAGGGGAAGATGGTGGGCGAGAGCATGGACCTGCTCGTCTTCATCCCCTTCAAGACGTTCTATTCGAGCTTCGGCAAGGGCCGCAGCTTCGAGATCGCCATGGCGGTGGAGGATGCCTCGCAGATGCGGTCCGCGGAGGACCAGCTCACCGGCATCCTCCGGCGCGTGCGCTCCACGCCGCCGGGCGCGGACGACGACTTCTCCATCAACCGGCCGGAGGCCATGGCGCAGACGTACGAGCAGCTCACGGGCGCGCTCTACGGTGTCGCCGTGGGTGTGGGGCTCATTACGCTGCTAGTGGGTGGCATCGGCATCATGAACATCATGTTGGTGTCGGTGCGCGAGCGGACGCGGGAGATTGGCGTGCGACGCGCGCTGGGCGCCCGGAAACGGACCATCGTCTTCCAGTTCCTGATGGAAGCCTCGAGCGTGTCCGCGGTGGGAGGCCTGCTGGGGACGACCGTGGGGTTGGGCACGGCCAAGGTGGTGTCGCTCATCACGCCGCTGGCGGCGGACGTGCAGCCGATGACCGTGGTGGCGGGGGTGGGCTTCGCCGCGCTGGTGGGCCTGCTGTTCGGCATCTGGCCGGCGGCGCGCGCGGCGAACCTGGACCCCGTGGAAGCCCTCCGTTACGAGTGA
- a CDS encoding ABC transporter ATP-binding protein, with the protein MSQASGAGPLIQVENITRVFHVGGEEVRALRGVSFGINRGEWVAIIGQSGSGKSTMMNVLGCLDTPSSGRYMLNGKDVSIMSDDELAVIRNVEIGFIFQTFQLLPKETALANVELPLVYRGIGARERRERAKAALDKVQLTHRMHHRPNELSGGQRQRVAIARALVSEPSMLLADEPTGNLDSATGEEIVRLFEQLHKAGHTLVLVTHEPKLAARCPRAIRLSDGEIVADGDGRKVALGTATDVLNAGGA; encoded by the coding sequence GTGAGTCAGGCCAGTGGCGCGGGACCGCTCATCCAGGTGGAGAACATCACCCGCGTCTTCCACGTGGGTGGGGAAGAGGTGCGCGCGCTGCGCGGCGTCTCCTTCGGCATCAACCGGGGAGAATGGGTGGCCATCATCGGCCAGTCAGGTTCTGGCAAGAGCACGATGATGAACGTGCTCGGCTGCCTGGATACGCCCAGCAGCGGCCGGTACATGCTGAACGGCAAGGACGTGTCGATCATGAGCGACGACGAACTCGCCGTCATCCGCAACGTGGAGATTGGCTTCATCTTCCAGACCTTCCAACTGCTGCCCAAGGAGACGGCCCTGGCCAACGTGGAGCTGCCGCTGGTGTACCGGGGCATCGGCGCGCGTGAGCGGCGCGAGCGGGCCAAGGCGGCGCTGGACAAGGTGCAGCTCACCCACCGCATGCACCACCGGCCCAACGAGCTGTCCGGTGGTCAGCGCCAGCGCGTGGCCATTGCCCGCGCGCTGGTGTCCGAGCCCTCCATGCTGCTGGCCGACGAGCCCACGGGTAACCTGGACTCGGCCACGGGTGAGGAGATCGTCCGCCTGTTCGAGCAGCTCCACAAGGCGGGCCACACGCTGGTGCTCGTCACGCACGAGCCCAAGTTGGCGGCGCGCTGCCCCCGGGCCATCCGCCTCAGCGACGGAGAGATTGTCGCGGACGGTGACGGCCGCAAGGTGGCCCTGGGGACGGCGACGGACGTGTTGAACGCGGGGGGCGCATGA
- a CDS encoding efflux RND transporter periplasmic adaptor subunit — translation MKWWKGAIAGALFLGAAAITVGGLKDRPPPSLEVQLSKARKGTITRTITGAGKVQAATTVKISSSLSGDLVELAVKDGEAVTKGQVLGRIDPRLYQAAHKQALASLNASRADVQVAEVEVGRTQLELARVEELAKKGLSSTAEVDTARATKSTADARLASAKQMQARNMAIVDQAQTDLTRTTLVSPIDGNVIELSREVGERVRGSDLSEDVVMTIAALSAMEVKFEVGEHEVVHLKPGQPAEITLDALEGQTYSGSVVEIAQKALIKNEGTEAEVTSFPITVALDTRPPGVLPGMSSEVRISAETHNDVVLVPIQAVTVRSDRSLPDYKAPIEGGGLTAKRTESLAKVVFVVDSSNKAQVRRVQTGIASDTELEIVSGLNEGDRVIEGPYRTLSKELNDGDIVREPEPGAGMKGGRKS, via the coding sequence ATGAAGTGGTGGAAGGGTGCCATTGCTGGCGCGTTGTTCCTGGGTGCTGCGGCCATCACGGTGGGTGGGCTGAAGGACCGTCCGCCGCCGTCGCTCGAAGTCCAACTGTCGAAGGCCCGCAAGGGCACCATCACCCGCACCATCACCGGCGCGGGCAAGGTGCAGGCGGCCACGACGGTGAAGATCTCGTCCAGCCTCTCCGGTGACCTGGTGGAGCTGGCGGTGAAGGACGGCGAGGCGGTGACGAAGGGCCAGGTGCTGGGCCGCATCGATCCGCGCCTCTATCAGGCCGCGCACAAGCAGGCCTTGGCGTCGCTGAACGCCTCGCGCGCCGACGTGCAGGTGGCGGAGGTGGAAGTGGGCCGCACGCAGCTGGAGCTCGCGCGCGTGGAGGAGCTGGCGAAGAAGGGGCTCTCGTCCACCGCCGAGGTGGACACGGCGCGAGCCACGAAGAGCACGGCGGATGCGCGGCTGGCCTCCGCCAAGCAGATGCAGGCGCGCAACATGGCCATCGTGGACCAGGCGCAGACGGACCTCACGCGCACGACGCTGGTGTCGCCCATCGATGGCAACGTCATCGAGCTGTCGCGTGAAGTGGGTGAGCGCGTGCGTGGCTCGGACCTGTCCGAGGACGTGGTGATGACCATCGCCGCGCTCAGCGCCATGGAAGTGAAGTTCGAGGTGGGCGAGCACGAGGTGGTGCACCTCAAGCCGGGCCAGCCCGCGGAGATCACGCTGGACGCGCTGGAGGGCCAGACGTACTCGGGCTCCGTGGTGGAGATTGCCCAGAAGGCGCTCATCAAGAACGAGGGCACCGAGGCCGAGGTGACGAGCTTCCCCATCACCGTCGCGCTGGACACCCGTCCGCCCGGCGTGCTTCCGGGCATGAGCTCCGAGGTTCGCATCTCCGCGGAGACGCACAATGACGTGGTGCTGGTGCCCATCCAGGCGGTGACGGTGCGCTCGGACCGCTCATTGCCGGATTACAAGGCGCCCATCGAAGGTGGCGGGCTGACGGCGAAGCGGACGGAGTCCCTGGCCAAGGTCGTGTTCGTGGTGGACAGCAGCAACAAGGCGCAGGTGCGCCGCGTCCAGACGGGCATCGCCTCCGACACGGAGCTGGAGATCGTCTCCGGACTCAACGAGGGCGACCGGGTGATTGAAGGTCCGTACCGGACGCTGTCGAAGGAGCTGAATGACGGCGACATCGTGCGTGAGCCCGAACCGGGCGCGGGAATGAAGGGCGGTCGGAAGTCGTGA
- a CDS encoding TolC family protein, with amino-acid sequence MNALVVAAALAAVPVDSGTPITLDQARAEGRQNVAAIQSLLDVAMADEDVKLSRAALLPQISVDASAGKIWFGRRQEFITVPDPANPGGFVRNAVETPSTSTQNYDLGMSLTQIIYDRARWKQLEQSGVVRDAQKGQAREEADTSELEAIRRFFTLYRSQATLNVLKATVQRSEEQVERAQALFHAGRTGKNEEITAAVNLGTDRINYTAMLGQLVNDQTQLAVWLARPGTDVLTASDPGVLTTEPLPAPSVNEALSSARAYRPLLKTLELRIRAAELRQSIARSEYLPRLVAQGLYNRGGPDASLVFTEPRLQNRFTAAVGLSWDIFTGLSTGASSRRAEADIRKAQLTLEQTAREIEGEVRAAHRTLEAKLEAARLAAQNVEAAVQGLDMQEARFRAGAGSTLEVRDAQLSLTRAELALLENRIDVEIARYSLLRAMGALSPGESK; translated from the coding sequence ATGAACGCGCTCGTGGTCGCGGCCGCGCTGGCCGCCGTTCCCGTGGACTCCGGCACACCCATCACCCTGGACCAGGCACGCGCCGAGGGCCGGCAGAACGTCGCCGCCATCCAGTCCCTGCTGGACGTGGCGATGGCGGACGAGGACGTGAAGCTGTCCCGTGCAGCGCTGCTGCCGCAGATCTCGGTCGATGCCTCTGCGGGAAAAATCTGGTTCGGCCGCCGGCAGGAGTTCATCACGGTTCCGGACCCGGCCAACCCGGGAGGCTTCGTCCGCAACGCGGTGGAGACGCCCTCCACCAGCACGCAGAACTACGACCTGGGCATGTCGCTCACGCAGATCATCTACGACCGCGCCCGCTGGAAGCAGCTGGAGCAGAGTGGCGTGGTGCGTGACGCGCAGAAGGGGCAGGCGCGGGAGGAGGCGGACACCTCCGAGCTGGAGGCCATCCGCCGCTTCTTCACCCTGTATCGCTCCCAGGCCACGCTCAACGTGCTGAAGGCCACCGTCCAGCGCAGCGAAGAGCAGGTCGAGCGTGCTCAGGCCCTCTTCCATGCGGGACGCACGGGCAAGAACGAGGAGATCACCGCCGCGGTGAACCTGGGGACCGACCGCATCAACTACACGGCCATGCTCGGGCAGTTGGTCAACGACCAGACGCAGCTGGCGGTGTGGCTGGCCCGGCCCGGCACCGATGTGCTGACGGCCTCCGACCCGGGCGTGCTCACGACCGAGCCTCTGCCCGCCCCGTCCGTCAACGAAGCGCTTTCGTCGGCGCGCGCGTACCGGCCGCTGCTCAAGACGTTGGAGCTGCGCATCCGCGCCGCGGAGCTGCGGCAGTCCATTGCCCGGTCGGAGTATCTGCCCCGTCTGGTGGCCCAGGGCCTCTACAACCGCGGTGGTCCGGATGCCTCGCTGGTCTTCACCGAGCCGCGCCTGCAGAACCGTTTCACGGCGGCCGTCGGCTTGAGCTGGGACATCTTCACCGGTCTGTCCACGGGCGCCAGCTCCCGCCGTGCCGAGGCGGACATCCGCAAGGCCCAGCTGACGCTGGAGCAGACGGCGCGGGAAATCGAGGGTGAGGTTCGCGCCGCGCACCGCACGCTGGAGGCCAAGCTGGAGGCCGCTCGCCTGGCCGCGCAGAACGTCGAGGCCGCTGTCCAGGGCCTCGATATGCAGGAGGCGCGCTTCCGCGCTGGCGCGGGCTCCACCCTGGAGGTCCGCGACGCGCAGCTGAGCCTGACGCGCGCTGAACTCGCCTTGCTGGAAAACAGGATCGATGTCGAAATCGCTCGTTATTCGTTGCTGCGGGCCATGGGCGCCCTGAGCCCGGGAGAGTCGAAATGA
- a CDS encoding YIP1 family protein has product MTSLAQPARVFVDPLDGTRAAVEARRWVWPLLILALCVSASGTLFSLRWDVAPDVIRQLQGSGGLMGLSEADLTDKIQTESRKALVGGIAKGAILMPLMALLLACILWVASWLFDRPASFEQLLSAAVLALLPIALYHLILTLCIAAQHSITVARVMNLVPSNLGAVLQGLSPKMQRVASTVDFFNLWSTGLLGLGFSAATGMSRGRALLLAVALYAMYAGIFLIGLPAQAGAQ; this is encoded by the coding sequence ATGACTTCTCTTGCTCAACCGGCCCGCGTCTTCGTCGATCCCCTCGATGGGACCCGTGCCGCCGTCGAGGCGCGCCGCTGGGTGTGGCCTCTCCTCATCCTGGCCTTGTGCGTGTCCGCTTCCGGGACGCTCTTTTCCCTCCGTTGGGACGTCGCGCCTGACGTCATCCGCCAGCTCCAGGGTTCTGGTGGGCTGATGGGGCTGTCCGAGGCGGACCTCACGGACAAGATCCAAACGGAGTCACGCAAGGCGCTGGTCGGTGGCATCGCCAAGGGCGCCATCCTGATGCCGCTGATGGCGCTGCTCCTGGCCTGCATCCTGTGGGTGGCCAGCTGGCTCTTCGACCGGCCCGCGTCCTTCGAGCAGTTGCTGTCCGCGGCCGTGCTGGCGCTGCTGCCCATCGCGCTCTACCACCTCATCCTGACCCTCTGCATCGCGGCGCAGCACTCCATTACCGTGGCGCGGGTGATGAACCTCGTACCGTCGAATCTGGGAGCCGTGTTGCAAGGCTTGAGTCCGAAGATGCAGCGCGTGGCGTCCACCGTGGACTTCTTCAACCTCTGGAGCACGGGCCTGTTGGGCCTGGGCTTCTCCGCCGCCACCGGGATGAGCCGTGGGCGCGCGTTGCTGCTCGCGGTGGCGCTGTACGCCATGTACGCGGGCATCTTCCTCATCGGCCTTCCCGCTCAGGCAGGTGCGCAATGA
- a CDS encoding ATP-dependent Clp protease ATP-binding subunit, whose translation MVDSTDLAQVLHEANDIAQSVVQRVTSAHVLLALFTVENRAQLLLKERGVDEDAILQLLTAAPAEPDGLLRELREKTREIATNVGSHEADCLHLLIAVARVRCAAQELLLQAGLDLGGLMRVAMSYFTSGHMPRRLQLGRSHTLGPRPASRPLGAPPSPLPASAVTLSLPRSRPGAPPSSPPSFTAPPPPPPRYSTPALSPRDLIDVDEEPEALPPPPAPVARAAPSPASTPTATPIPSARPAQSASASPVLDAKAYPLLTSLGRNLSQAAHEGRLDPVVGRAREVEEVIDILGKRRTNNPCLLGEPGVGKTAVVEGVAQRLLELRGSLSEKVLVELDMATLVAGTQLRGSFSEKLNALKDEVRRAEGRVVVFIDEIHTLVGAGSTGDGPQDAANELKTAMARGEFPCIGATTHDEYRKFISTDPALERRFTAVVVNEPSVPETVEILRGVIGRYEEHHGLRYTPEALEAAASLASRYVTDRFMPDKAISVVDLAGSRCHREGLDVVEPADVARVVAKLAGVPEERLLMNDSSRLLRLEQDLAERVIGHSEAVTRIARVIRRNYAGFASRRPMGSFLFLGPTGVGKTEMARALADVLFGNRDALVRLDMSEMSEQHGVSRLIGSPAGYVGFGEGGQLTEPVRRRPSSVVVLDEIEKAHREVQMLLLQVLEEGRLTDGKGRHIDFSNTVIVMTTNLGAEAFSRTGRPVGFGADSAGPGDAMDMASSVARKALPPELWNRIDERLPFRPLAEVEVARIATLLLEESSKRLATERGIEYVAGDDVVGHLLKSGGFDPQLGARPMRQMVQRLVEGPLAERILSGEFGTGDRVRIAVNSGQLQFQRER comes from the coding sequence ATGGTCGATAGCACGGACCTCGCGCAGGTCCTCCACGAAGCGAATGACATCGCACAGAGCGTGGTGCAGAGGGTCACCTCCGCCCACGTGCTCCTGGCGCTCTTCACGGTGGAGAACCGTGCACAGCTGCTGCTCAAGGAGCGAGGCGTGGACGAGGACGCCATCCTCCAGCTGCTGACGGCCGCTCCCGCGGAGCCGGACGGCCTGCTCCGGGAGCTGCGCGAGAAAACCCGGGAGATCGCCACCAATGTGGGCTCCCATGAGGCGGACTGCCTCCACCTGCTCATCGCCGTGGCCCGAGTTCGCTGCGCGGCCCAGGAGCTGCTGCTGCAGGCCGGGCTGGACCTGGGCGGCCTCATGCGCGTGGCGATGTCCTACTTCACCAGTGGTCACATGCCGCGCCGCCTCCAGTTGGGCCGGTCGCACACCCTGGGCCCCCGGCCCGCGAGCCGTCCCCTGGGCGCGCCGCCGTCTCCCCTCCCGGCCTCCGCCGTCACGCTGAGCCTGCCGCGCTCCCGGCCCGGCGCCCCGCCGTCGTCGCCCCCGTCCTTTACCGCGCCGCCGCCACCGCCGCCGCGCTACAGCACGCCCGCGCTGTCGCCACGTGACCTCATCGACGTGGACGAGGAGCCGGAAGCGCTTCCGCCGCCGCCCGCGCCCGTCGCACGCGCCGCGCCGTCCCCTGCCTCGACGCCCACGGCCACCCCTATACCCTCGGCCCGGCCGGCGCAGTCCGCCTCCGCGTCGCCCGTGCTCGACGCCAAGGCCTACCCCCTGCTCACCTCGCTGGGCCGCAACCTGAGCCAGGCCGCCCACGAGGGCCGCCTGGACCCGGTGGTGGGCCGCGCGCGCGAGGTCGAGGAGGTCATCGACATCCTGGGCAAGCGCCGCACCAACAACCCCTGCCTGCTGGGCGAGCCCGGTGTGGGCAAGACGGCGGTGGTGGAAGGCGTGGCGCAGCGCCTGCTCGAGCTGCGTGGCTCTCTGTCGGAGAAGGTGCTGGTGGAGCTGGACATGGCCACGCTGGTGGCCGGCACGCAGCTGCGCGGCTCGTTCTCCGAGAAGCTCAACGCGTTGAAGGACGAGGTCCGCCGCGCCGAGGGCCGCGTGGTGGTCTTCATCGACGAAATCCACACGCTGGTGGGCGCGGGCTCCACGGGTGACGGTCCGCAGGACGCGGCCAACGAGCTGAAGACGGCCATGGCGCGCGGTGAGTTCCCGTGCATCGGCGCCACCACGCACGACGAGTACCGCAAGTTCATCAGCACCGACCCGGCCCTGGAGCGCCGCTTCACCGCCGTGGTGGTCAACGAGCCCTCCGTGCCGGAAACGGTGGAGATCCTCCGCGGCGTCATCGGCCGCTACGAGGAGCACCACGGGCTGCGTTACACGCCCGAGGCGCTGGAGGCCGCGGCGTCCCTCGCCAGCCGCTACGTGACGGACCGCTTCATGCCGGACAAGGCCATCTCCGTGGTGGACCTGGCGGGCAGCCGCTGCCACCGCGAGGGCCTTGACGTGGTAGAGCCCGCCGACGTGGCGCGCGTGGTGGCCAAGCTCGCGGGCGTTCCCGAGGAGCGCCTGCTGATGAACGACTCGTCGCGGCTGCTCCGGCTGGAGCAGGACCTGGCGGAGCGCGTCATCGGGCACTCAGAGGCAGTCACGCGCATCGCCCGGGTCATCCGCCGCAACTACGCGGGCTTCGCGTCGCGCCGCCCCATGGGCAGCTTCCTCTTCCTGGGCCCCACGGGCGTGGGCAAGACGGAGATGGCCCGCGCGCTGGCGGACGTGCTGTTCGGCAACCGCGATGCGCTGGTGCGCCTGGACATGAGCGAGATGTCCGAGCAGCACGGCGTCTCGCGCCTCATCGGCTCGCCCGCCGGCTACGTGGGCTTCGGTGAGGGCGGACAGCTCACGGAGCCCGTGCGCCGCCGGCCCTCGTCGGTGGTGGTGCTGGACGAAATCGAAAAGGCGCACCGCGAGGTGCAGATGCTCCTCCTCCAGGTCCTGGAGGAAGGCCGCCTGACGGACGGCAAGGGGCGCCACATCGACTTCTCCAACACCGTCATCGTCATGACGACGAACCTGGGCGCGGAGGCCTTCTCCCGCACCGGCCGCCCAGTGGGCTTCGGCGCGGATTCCGCGGGCCCCGGGGACGCCATGGACATGGCGTCTTCGGTGGCGCGCAAGGCGCTGCCGCCGGAGTTGTGGAACCGCATCGACGAACGGCTCCCCTTCCGTCCCCTGGCGGAGGTGGAGGTGGCGCGCATCGCCACGCTGCTGCTGGAGGAGAGCAGCAAGCGCCTAGCCACCGAGCGCGGCATCGAATACGTGGCGGGCGACGACGTGGTCGGCCACCTGCTGAAGTCCGGCGGCTTCGACCCGCAGCTGGGCGCTCGCCCCATGCGGCAGATGGTGCAGCGGCTCGTGGAGGGCCCCCTCGCGGAGCGCATCCTGTCGGGTGAGTTCGGTACGGGCGACCGCGTGCGCATCGCTGTGAACTCCGGACAGCTCCAGTTCCAGCGCGAGCGATGA
- a CDS encoding Rossmann-like and DUF2520 domain-containing protein yields the protein MSPGPRRRAGPLKRRPPVVIVGMGRLGGALGLALQAKRWPVRIHSRTDEGRERAEALGLKTAAPADLKRARVILLCVPDAAVPAVAQALSTTLPRTAALVHTAGALSLDALGTAKGRSRGSFHPLCAVSSPRDSLAGSTVAVSTPSRTLREVLRHMAVDAGLRVIEVPEAHRAAYHAGAVLSAGGLVSLADAAVAALGAAGIPPADALAALLPLMHSALRGLETRGLAGGLTGPIVRGDSGVVAAHLEALPADVAPLYRLLSRRALGLAGDRLEPTSRAALERLLKPSG from the coding sequence ATGAGCCCCGGGCCCCGCCGCCGCGCAGGGCCTTTGAAACGGCGCCCACCCGTCGTCATTGTCGGGATGGGCCGCCTGGGTGGTGCCCTCGGGCTGGCGCTCCAGGCGAAGCGCTGGCCCGTGCGCATCCACTCCCGCACGGATGAAGGCCGCGAGCGCGCGGAAGCACTCGGCTTGAAGACGGCCGCACCCGCGGACCTGAAGCGGGCCCGCGTCATCCTCCTGTGTGTTCCGGACGCGGCGGTACCCGCCGTCGCACAGGCGCTGTCCACCACCCTCCCCCGCACGGCCGCACTGGTGCACACGGCGGGCGCGCTCTCGCTCGATGCGCTGGGCACGGCCAAGGGCCGGAGTCGCGGCTCGTTCCATCCGCTCTGCGCTGTCTCCTCGCCACGTGACTCGCTGGCGGGTAGCACCGTGGCGGTGAGCACCCCGTCACGCACGCTGCGGGAGGTGCTGCGTCACATGGCGGTGGACGCGGGGCTCCGCGTCATCGAGGTGCCAGAAGCCCACCGCGCGGCCTACCACGCGGGCGCGGTGCTGAGCGCTGGAGGACTGGTGTCGCTGGCGGATGCGGCGGTGGCGGCCCTGGGCGCCGCGGGAATCCCTCCAGCGGACGCTCTGGCGGCCCTGTTGCCGCTGATGCATTCGGCGCTGAGGGGACTGGAGACCCGGGGCCTCGCGGGGGGGCTCACCGGCCCTATCGTCCGCGGAGACTCCGGCGTGGTGGCGGCGCACCTGGAGGCGCTCCCCGCGGACGTCGCCCCCCTCTACCGGCTGCTGTCGCGGCGCGCGCTGGGGCTGGCCGGAGACCGGCTGGAGCCCACGTCGCGCGCCGCGCTGGAACGGCTGCTCAAGCCGTCAGGATGA
- the nadD gene encoding nicotinate (nicotinamide) nucleotide adenylyltransferase produces MRPAVQVALLGGSFNPPHVGHLMAATYVHATQDVDEVWLMPSWQHPFGKQMEPFEHRVAMCDALCAETSGWLKTSRVEEDPGLTGRTVDTLTLLVARHPDIRWSIIIGSDILRDLPHWKDFHRIEELSRVMVLNRAGYPAPNTLGPPLAEVSSTLIRDLLARGEAPSDLVPARAIAYAREHGLYGLKRTP; encoded by the coding sequence GTGAGGCCCGCCGTGCAGGTCGCGCTCCTCGGAGGTTCGTTCAACCCGCCCCATGTGGGGCACCTCATGGCCGCCACGTACGTCCATGCCACCCAGGACGTGGACGAGGTGTGGCTGATGCCGTCCTGGCAGCACCCGTTCGGTAAGCAGATGGAGCCCTTCGAGCATCGCGTCGCCATGTGCGATGCGCTGTGCGCGGAGACATCGGGCTGGCTGAAGACGAGCCGGGTCGAGGAGGATCCGGGCCTCACCGGCCGGACGGTGGACACGCTGACCCTGCTGGTGGCGCGGCATCCGGACATCCGCTGGTCGATCATCATCGGCAGCGACATCCTGCGCGACCTTCCGCATTGGAAGGACTTCCATCGCATCGAGGAACTGTCGCGGGTGATGGTGCTCAACCGCGCGGGGTACCCGGCGCCGAACACATTGGGGCCGCCGCTGGCGGAGGTGTCGTCGACGCTGATTCGCGACCTGCTCGCGCGCGGCGAGGCTCCGTCGGACCTGGTGCCCGCGCGCGCCATTGCCTATGCGCGCGAGCACGGCCTCTATGGCCTGAAGCGGACGCCGTAG